A stretch of the Sphingobacterium thalpophilum genome encodes the following:
- a CDS encoding DUF420 domain-containing protein: MEESLIKEKKYSKWIWLLSIVIPLVVAILFSVNLQKLGYNVKPLTFLPPIYATINGITAILLVWAVAAIKNGNKSLHERLVKVCIGCSLAFLAMYVAYHMTSIETKYGGEGILRPIYFFILISHILLSIIIIPFVLFTFVRGISGSYARHKKLARITYPMWLYVAVTGVIVYLMISPYYIG; this comes from the coding sequence ATGGAAGAGAGTCTTATTAAAGAGAAAAAATACAGCAAGTGGATTTGGCTGCTGTCTATCGTGATCCCATTGGTCGTAGCAATTCTGTTTTCGGTCAATCTGCAGAAACTGGGCTATAATGTAAAGCCACTGACCTTCCTTCCGCCTATTTATGCCACCATCAATGGCATAACGGCGATCTTGCTGGTCTGGGCCGTTGCGGCCATCAAGAACGGCAATAAATCCCTGCACGAAAGGTTGGTGAAGGTGTGCATCGGTTGCTCCTTGGCCTTTCTCGCTATGTATGTGGCTTATCATATGACCTCAATAGAAACAAAATATGGAGGCGAAGGTATTTTAAGACCGATTTATTTCTTTATTTTGATCAGTCATATTTTACTTTCCATCATCATTATCCCGTTTGTGCTTTTTACCTTTGTAAGAGGTATTTCAGGCTCCTATGCGCGACATAAGAAGCTCGCCCGGATCACCTATCCAATGTGGCTGTACGTGGCTGTGACCGGCGTCATTGTTTATTTGATGATTTCACCTTATTATATTGGATAA
- a CDS encoding SCO family protein: MDNNTGQKKGIKTILILAVILLLPGFLYFILNKSGSNSYASLPIFGKKEVPGTTHRKWGRDIPDTIYHTVPPVDFVNYDGRPVRLLSNDTSLSVVHLMYTRDASLSRMMARKLDQIASRFMQNKKVKLYSITVDTAYDRPAVLANYAKVYKPWTKSWFFVTDPSTDIFKFAKESLLQDAIPTADPTKPFIIGSNYLLLDSRGRIRGMYDINVKTDVDRLEDEIKLLLVEEIRQHPATIEQRR, from the coding sequence ATGGACAATAATACTGGACAAAAGAAAGGTATTAAAACAATATTGATCCTGGCAGTAATTCTTTTATTGCCAGGATTTTTATATTTTATACTAAATAAAAGTGGCTCTAATAGCTATGCTTCCTTACCTATTTTTGGCAAAAAGGAAGTACCGGGCACTACTCATCGCAAATGGGGCCGTGATATCCCCGATACAATCTATCACACCGTTCCCCCAGTAGATTTCGTTAATTATGATGGGCGGCCCGTGCGGTTGCTCAGCAATGATACGAGTTTGTCTGTGGTACATTTAATGTATACGCGGGATGCTTCACTCTCGCGGATGATGGCCCGGAAGCTGGATCAGATTGCCAGTCGTTTTATGCAAAACAAAAAGGTAAAGCTGTATTCCATTACAGTCGACACCGCGTATGATAGACCGGCGGTACTGGCGAATTATGCGAAAGTTTACAAACCATGGACCAAATCTTGGTTTTTTGTGACAGATCCCAGCACCGATATCTTTAAGTTTGCAAAAGAGAGTTTATTACAGGATGCTATTCCCACAGCTGACCCAACGAAGCCCTTTATCATCGGGTCTAACTATTTGTTGCTCGATTCCAGGGGCCGGATCAGGGGAATGTACGATATTAATGTGAAGACGGACGTAGACAGACTGGAAGATGAAATTAAGCTATTGCTCGTGGAAGAGATCCGTCAGCATCCAGCTACAATAGAACAAAGGAGATAA
- a CDS encoding cytochrome C oxidase subunit IV family protein, with translation MSQYQDNIAHGEHAHEGGMDKKAIWSVFGVLLALTCLEFLIALGFVHHWQILAKGALVNTIYIVLTLVKAYYIVAFFMHLKFEKSSFIVTVAIVFIFIIYFIVLMLVEGGFLAGAFQEHQLFPNK, from the coding sequence ATGTCACAATATCAAGATAATATCGCTCATGGAGAGCACGCTCATGAAGGCGGGATGGATAAAAAAGCCATCTGGAGCGTATTTGGCGTACTTTTGGCGCTAACTTGTCTGGAGTTCTTAATTGCATTGGGTTTTGTTCACCACTGGCAGATTCTGGCGAAAGGTGCTCTAGTCAATACAATCTATATCGTTTTAACTTTGGTTAAAGCCTATTACATTGTTGCATTCTTCATGCACTTAAAATTCGAGAAATCGAGCTTTATCGTTACCGTAGCAATAGTGTTTATTTTTATTATTTATTTTATCGTCCTGATGTTAGTTGAAGGCGGTTTCTTGGCAGGTGCTTTTCAGGAGCATCAGCTATTCCCAAATAAATAA
- a CDS encoding cytochrome c oxidase subunit 3, with amino-acid sequence MSTTVSQLDKVKTGPWNGGKSPWNLEYGKIMMWFFLVGDAFTFSAFLVYYGAQRFSHPTWPDPDKIFQSIPGLAESGQPLVFVGLMTFILIMSSVTMVLAVEAGHRNSKQEVVKWMLWTILGGMCFVGCQAIEWTHLHHMGFWFGKNPATGLEGDAIKTALAPYFTHDISYTSALQFANLFFTITGFHGFHVTVGIILNIIVLCMTLNNTFENRGSYLMIEKVGLYWHFVDLVWVFVFTFFYLI; translated from the coding sequence ATGAGTACAACAGTATCGCAATTGGATAAGGTTAAAACTGGTCCATGGAATGGTGGAAAATCACCTTGGAACTTAGAGTATGGAAAAATCATGATGTGGTTTTTCTTGGTAGGGGATGCCTTCACATTTTCTGCTTTTTTGGTTTATTACGGCGCACAACGCTTTTCTCACCCAACATGGCCTGATCCTGATAAGATTTTCCAATCTATCCCAGGTCTTGCAGAGTCGGGACAACCGCTGGTATTCGTAGGTTTGATGACATTTATTTTGATCATGTCTTCAGTAACTATGGTTTTGGCTGTTGAGGCTGGACATCGTAATTCAAAACAGGAAGTGGTGAAATGGATGCTTTGGACAATCCTCGGCGGGATGTGTTTCGTAGGCTGTCAGGCAATTGAGTGGACCCACTTGCACCATATGGGCTTCTGGTTTGGCAAAAACCCTGCAACAGGCTTAGAAGGTGATGCGATTAAAACGGCATTGGCACCTTATTTCACCCACGATATTTCCTATACTTCAGCATTGCAGTTCGCAAACTTGTTCTTTACCATTACCGGTTTCCACGGTTTCCACGTTACTGTTGGTATTATTCTGAACATCATTGTTCTTTGCATGACGTTGAATAATACGTTTGAAAATCGCGGTTCATATTTAATGATTGAAAAAGTAGGTTTATATTGGCACTTTGTGGATTTAGTGTGGGTATTCGTATTTACATTCTTCTACTTAATCTAA
- a CDS encoding cytochrome c oxidase subunit 3, giving the protein MLDKQAQTDEKLVQRKAQKFNLWLGMLGMFMMFAALSSGFIVYTASGVDKGIKTLLPDTFVYSTIVIVVSSLTMFLAHKAAKNGDSSKQKLLLLVTFVLGVVFFALQVHAWNVLTERGVYFVNNNASQSFIYIFTGMHLAHIIAGLIVLIGAVIGANKLSKDGNLFRMDLASIFWHFLDLLWIYIYVFLLLNQ; this is encoded by the coding sequence ATGTTAGATAAACAAGCACAGACTGACGAGAAGTTAGTACAGAGAAAAGCACAGAAATTCAACCTTTGGTTGGGTATGCTGGGCATGTTTATGATGTTTGCTGCGTTGTCCAGTGGTTTCATTGTATACACAGCAAGTGGCGTGGACAAGGGAATCAAGACGTTATTGCCTGACACATTTGTTTATAGTACAATTGTGATCGTGGTCAGTAGTCTTACGATGTTTTTAGCGCATAAAGCCGCTAAGAATGGTGATTCTTCCAAACAGAAGTTGCTATTACTGGTTACTTTTGTTTTGGGCGTCGTATTTTTTGCATTGCAGGTTCATGCTTGGAATGTGTTGACGGAACGAGGTGTTTATTTTGTGAATAATAACGCATCACAATCCTTTATATACATTTTCACGGGGATGCACTTGGCGCATATTATTGCGGGGTTGATCGTGTTGATTGGCGCGGTTATAGGAGCAAATAAGCTTTCTAAGGACGGCAATCTTTTCCGCATGGATCTTGCCAGTATTTTTTGGCATTTTCTCGATCTTTTATGGATTTATATATATGTTTTCTTACTTTTGAATCAATAA
- the cyoE gene encoding heme o synthase, with product MKEFISDFKKLVKLRLTLTVVFSASIAFLIGSKQQGDIIWFNWLLLTLGGFLVTGSANGFNEIIEKDLDKLMKRTEDRPLPSGRMTTGQALVLSVFMGILGTLVLVRLNFVAGLLSVFCILLYAFIYTPLKRKSPIAVFVGAFPGAFPPLIGYYAAFSQDDLAYYSGHNEAAIIIIPFVLFAIQFLWQFPHFWAIAWVVDDDYKLAGFRLLPTTKRDKVSAFMVFITGLLMIPAGFIPYYFGFGGIWFTIVSVIGGLMFGYYGFLLFKNCDIPSAKKVMFTSFIYLPVTQLVLLLNFIPLK from the coding sequence ATGAAAGAATTTATTTCAGATTTCAAAAAGCTAGTTAAGCTAAGGCTTACATTGACAGTGGTATTTTCCGCGTCGATTGCTTTTCTGATCGGATCAAAACAACAGGGTGATATTATCTGGTTCAATTGGTTGCTGTTGACTTTGGGCGGTTTTCTTGTTACAGGGTCCGCAAATGGTTTTAACGAGATCATTGAAAAAGATTTGGATAAATTGATGAAGCGTACAGAGGACAGACCACTACCTTCAGGGCGGATGACGACCGGTCAGGCCTTGGTATTAAGTGTCTTTATGGGGATTCTGGGTACTTTGGTGCTGGTACGTTTAAATTTTGTCGCCGGCCTATTGTCGGTGTTCTGTATTTTGCTCTATGCATTTATCTATACACCTTTAAAAAGAAAATCACCAATAGCCGTATTTGTAGGTGCATTTCCGGGGGCATTCCCACCATTGATTGGTTACTATGCCGCGTTTTCGCAAGATGATCTGGCCTATTATAGCGGGCATAACGAGGCGGCAATTATTATAATTCCCTTTGTTCTGTTTGCCATTCAGTTTTTATGGCAGTTTCCGCACTTTTGGGCAATTGCCTGGGTGGTGGATGATGACTATAAATTGGCTGGCTTCCGCTTGCTGCCGACTACAAAAAGGGATAAAGTATCCGCTTTTATGGTTTTCATCACAGGATTGCTGATGATTCCAGCTGGTTTTATCCCCTATTACTTTGGCTTTGGTGGAATTTGGTTTACGATAGTGTCCGTGATCGGTGGATTGATGTTTGGGTATTATGGTTTTTTGCTGTTTAAGAATTGCGATATTCCTTCGGCAAAGAAAGTCATGTTTACCTCGTTTATCTACCTGCCTGTAACACAACTCGTATTATTGCTTAACTTTATTCCTTTGAAATAA
- a CDS encoding COX15/CtaA family protein — protein sequence MFPAAEKRFIKTNFITILVLFLVIIAGGVVRSTGSGMGCPDWPKCFNRIIPPTDISQLPQGYEQHYIEGRAKKNERFARIVEFFGDKEMANKLRTDKSILQHEEFNAAKTWTEYINRLVGVVSGFCLLFTAVYSFTYLKSKSSIVVWSVVNLFVVVVQAWLGSIVVSTNLMPWIITVHMLLALVIVCISIYTYFKAVTLRDKTILVNRSLGVLKGLALLSLVVMLTQVIVGTGVREEVDVLTGSDLAREDFITTIGQQFEVHRWLAYCSLILVIVLFFLVRTSFKTGSKQFKFAFITLILVCIQMLSGIILARFAIPAFAQTTHLVVGTLLFGAQFYLLLLLNKQRH from the coding sequence ATGTTTCCAGCAGCTGAAAAGCGATTTATAAAGACCAATTTTATAACAATCCTTGTGTTGTTTCTGGTCATTATTGCTGGAGGGGTGGTGCGAAGTACGGGTTCAGGTATGGGATGTCCCGATTGGCCCAAATGTTTCAACCGTATCATTCCGCCGACAGATATCTCCCAGTTACCGCAGGGATATGAACAGCATTATATTGAAGGAAGAGCAAAGAAGAACGAGCGTTTCGCCAGGATTGTTGAATTTTTTGGCGATAAAGAAATGGCTAACAAGCTCCGTACAGACAAGAGTATCCTGCAGCATGAGGAGTTTAATGCTGCCAAAACCTGGACGGAATATATCAATCGTCTGGTAGGGGTTGTTTCGGGGTTTTGTCTGTTATTCACGGCGGTCTATTCTTTCACTTATTTGAAATCAAAAAGTTCGATCGTTGTTTGGTCAGTGGTTAATCTTTTTGTAGTGGTCGTTCAGGCCTGGTTAGGTTCGATTGTGGTGTCCACCAATCTGATGCCCTGGATCATCACAGTACATATGCTTTTGGCGTTGGTTATTGTTTGTATAAGTATATACACTTATTTTAAGGCGGTTACACTACGCGACAAAACAATATTGGTTAATCGTTCTTTGGGGGTGTTGAAAGGACTTGCATTGCTATCCTTGGTGGTGATGCTGACACAGGTGATTGTCGGAACCGGCGTAAGGGAAGAGGTTGATGTATTGACCGGCTCGGATCTAGCCCGCGAAGACTTTATAACAACTATTGGCCAGCAGTTCGAAGTACATCGGTGGCTGGCATATTGTTCTTTGATTTTAGTTATTGTATTATTCTTTTTGGTCCGCACTAGCTTCAAGACAGGATCGAAGCAATTTAAGTTTGCTTTTATCACGTTGATCCTCGTGTGTATTCAAATGCTATCAGGAATTATCTTAGCTCGATTTGCAATACCTGCTTTTGCGCAAACGACACATCTGGTTGTGGGCACGCTGTTGTTTGGTGCTCAGTTTTATCTGCTGTTGTTGTTGAATAAGCAGAGGCATTAA
- a CDS encoding cytochrome c oxidase subunit I — translation MSSTVISHSAEHHDSHGHHHEESFIRKYIFSGDHKMIAKQFLITGIIMAVFAMLLSVLFRIQLAWPDKEFPILEVFLGKWAEGGRIKPDFFLSLVTIHGTVMVFFVLTAGLSGTFSNLLIPYQIGARDMASPFMNMLSYWLFFVASVIMVASFFVESGPASAGWTIYPPLSAVPTAIAGSATGMTLWLVSMVLFVASQLIGGINYVSTILNMRTKGMDLWKMPLTIWAFFLTAIVGMLSFPVLVSAVVLLIFDRAAGTSFYLSDLVVQGQILPNEGGSPILFQHLFWFLGHPEVYIVVMPALGLTSEVIATNSRKPIFGYHAMVYSLIGITVLSFIVWGHHMFVTGMNPFLGGVFMITTLIIAVPSAVKAFNYLATLWKGNIRFTPAMMFAIGLVSFFISGGLTGLFLGNAALDINLHDTYFVVAHFHLVMGSASIFGMLCGVYHWYPKMFGRMMNTKLGYLHFWLTFIGAYLVFFPMHFMGIDGVPRRYYAFTEFAFMAKWVSVNQLVTWAAIVAALGQVAFLWNFFYSIFFGKKAPQNPWQSNTLEWTTPVEHIHGNWPGEIPTVHRWPYDYSKPGHGEDFIPQNVPFSETMSSNLPHDFEGDEEAERIQAEWNAQNGRKD, via the coding sequence ATGTCAAGTACAGTAATATCGCATAGCGCTGAACATCACGATTCGCACGGACATCATCACGAGGAATCCTTCATCAGGAAGTATATCTTTTCTGGTGACCACAAGATGATTGCCAAGCAATTCTTGATCACTGGTATCATCATGGCAGTTTTTGCGATGCTTTTATCAGTATTATTCCGTATCCAGTTAGCATGGCCGGATAAGGAGTTCCCTATATTAGAAGTATTCTTGGGCAAATGGGCTGAAGGTGGCCGTATTAAGCCTGATTTTTTCCTTTCTTTGGTGACCATCCACGGTACTGTCATGGTATTCTTCGTGTTGACAGCTGGTCTATCGGGTACATTCAGTAACTTATTGATCCCATACCAAATCGGTGCGCGCGATATGGCGTCACCTTTTATGAACATGTTGTCATACTGGTTGTTTTTCGTTGCATCAGTGATCATGGTTGCTTCTTTCTTCGTAGAAAGTGGCCCTGCATCGGCGGGTTGGACAATTTACCCACCATTATCTGCTGTACCTACAGCGATCGCTGGATCAGCAACGGGTATGACCTTGTGGTTGGTTAGTATGGTTCTATTCGTCGCTTCTCAGTTGATCGGTGGTATCAACTATGTGAGTACGATTTTGAACATGCGTACAAAAGGTATGGATTTATGGAAAATGCCTTTGACCATCTGGGCGTTTTTCTTAACTGCGATCGTGGGTATGTTGTCATTCCCAGTGTTGGTATCTGCAGTTGTACTATTGATTTTTGACCGTGCCGCTGGTACGTCATTCTATTTGTCTGACTTGGTTGTACAAGGTCAGATCTTACCTAATGAAGGCGGTTCACCCATCTTATTCCAGCACTTATTCTGGTTCTTGGGTCACCCTGAGGTATATATCGTTGTGATGCCTGCCTTGGGTTTAACTTCCGAGGTTATCGCGACCAACTCACGTAAACCGATTTTCGGTTACCACGCGATGGTTTACTCGTTGATCGGTATTACCGTATTGTCGTTTATCGTATGGGGTCACCATATGTTTGTGACCGGTATGAACCCGTTCTTGGGGGGGGTATTTATGATCACTACCTTGATTATTGCTGTGCCTTCGGCTGTAAAAGCCTTCAACTACCTAGCGACATTGTGGAAGGGTAATATCCGTTTCACACCGGCTATGATGTTTGCAATTGGTCTGGTATCTTTCTTTATCTCCGGTGGTCTGACGGGTCTGTTCTTGGGTAATGCAGCATTGGACATCAACTTGCATGATACGTATTTTGTTGTGGCTCACTTCCACCTGGTGATGGGATCGGCATCTATTTTCGGTATGCTTTGTGGTGTATATCACTGGTATCCTAAAATGTTTGGCCGTATGATGAACACGAAATTAGGTTATTTGCATTTTTGGTTGACTTTTATCGGTGCGTACCTGGTATTCTTCCCGATGCACTTTATGGGTATCGATGGTGTACCTCGTCGTTACTATGCATTTACTGAATTTGCTTTCATGGCGAAATGGGTATCTGTAAACCAATTGGTGACTTGGGCTGCGATCGTTGCTGCTTTAGGTCAGGTTGCTTTCTTGTGGAACTTCTTCTACTCGATTTTCTTCGGTAAAAAAGCTCCTCAGAACCCTTGGCAGTCCAACACTTTGGAATGGACTACACCGGTTGAGCACATCCACGGTAACTGGCCGGGAGAGATCCCAACAGTACACCGTTGGCCATACGACTATAGCAAACCAGGTCACGGCGAGGACTTTATTCCTCAGAACGTTCCTTTCTCCGAAACGATGAGTTCAAACTTGCCTCACGATTTTGAAGGGGATGAGGAAGCTGAGCGTATCCAGGCAGAATGGAATGCGCAGAATGGTAGAAAAGATTAA
- a CDS encoding cytochrome c oxidase subunit II → MSFKLNNRFKSISGFVLALGLLFANPILASQQDTVASDSAKVATTAVAAPAAADSVAKDTTAAAGTAAVASASSSTEASAAAPAAEEVKQIDPQVYKNFTYYVLLFLVVCTVVAVIGKVLSIYELTRKMNGKYNPFANNTFQSVLFFIFLVVFLYGVYWTYTHWGIEYWRSAVTEHGERIDTMFIITTAITTFVLVITHILLMTFTFLYRMRAKRQAYYYPHNNTIEKIWTIVPAVVLTVLVLFGFFTWRSITNIPEDLQKSALQVEVLGEQFQWQVRYPGIDGVIGKRNYKMTTPTNSYGIDFNDKNSWDDIQASDIVLPVNKSVRFHIISKDIIHSFYIPDFRVQINAVPGMTNYFQFTPTVTTEEMRDRLGDYNYDFVMLCNKICGQGHYNMQKKVVVVTEAEYKEWLAKQNKYFTEELQKEFSGKTANVKKDSVQVTASLN, encoded by the coding sequence ATGAGCTTTAAATTAAATAATAGATTCAAATCCATCTCGGGTTTTGTGCTTGCACTAGGGTTGCTTTTTGCAAATCCTATCCTAGCGAGTCAACAAGATACAGTAGCATCTGATTCTGCTAAAGTGGCGACTACTGCGGTAGCTGCTCCTGCGGCTGCGGATTCGGTTGCAAAAGATACAACAGCTGCAGCAGGTACTGCTGCTGTTGCATCTGCTAGTTCTTCTACGGAAGCTAGCGCAGCTGCTCCTGCTGCTGAAGAAGTGAAGCAGATAGATCCTCAGGTTTATAAAAACTTCACATATTATGTCCTGTTGTTCTTGGTTGTTTGTACAGTGGTTGCAGTTATCGGCAAAGTGCTTTCGATCTATGAACTGACAAGAAAAATGAACGGTAAATACAATCCGTTTGCGAACAACACGTTCCAGTCGGTATTGTTCTTCATCTTTTTGGTGGTATTCCTATACGGTGTGTATTGGACGTATACACACTGGGGTATTGAATACTGGAGATCAGCGGTGACTGAGCATGGTGAACGTATTGATACCATGTTTATCATCACGACTGCGATCACGACATTTGTGTTGGTCATCACACACATCTTGTTGATGACGTTCACATTCTTGTACCGTATGCGTGCAAAACGTCAGGCTTATTATTATCCGCACAACAATACGATAGAAAAAATCTGGACCATCGTTCCCGCTGTTGTATTGACGGTGTTGGTATTATTTGGTTTCTTTACGTGGAGATCAATTACAAATATCCCTGAAGATCTTCAGAAATCCGCTCTTCAAGTGGAGGTGTTAGGTGAGCAGTTCCAATGGCAGGTGCGTTATCCTGGTATCGATGGCGTGATTGGTAAGCGTAACTATAAAATGACGACACCAACCAACTCTTATGGTATTGATTTCAATGATAAGAACTCCTGGGATGATATTCAAGCTTCTGATATCGTATTACCTGTAAACAAATCTGTTCGTTTCCATATCATTTCGAAAGATATTATTCACTCGTTTTATATTCCTGACTTCCGTGTTCAGATCAACGCTGTACCGGGGATGACCAACTATTTTCAGTTTACCCCTACGGTAACCACAGAAGAGATGCGTGATCGTCTGGGAGATTACAACTATGATTTTGTCATGTTATGTAATAAAATCTGTGGTCAAGGCCACTACAACATGCAGAAGAAAGTAGTCGTGGTTACAGAGGCTGAGTATAAAGAGTGGTTAGCTAAGCAAAACAAATATTTTACTGAGGAGCTACAGAAGGAGTTCAGCGGTAAAACAGCTAACGTAAAAAAGGATAGCGTACAAGTTACAGCATCTTTGAACTAA
- a CDS encoding c-type cytochrome: MLAMNKKNLLGTVCAAVALTALVSSCGDKTTRSTGLEFSRNMYDPLAFNPDQPNANFADGKTAQTPPKGTDPVGFTRFEYANTLEDYERAGREVKNPLVVNAENLEKGKALFTTYCSVCHGAEGKGDGPLTKDRSVTDSRGTRQLENFPPPPSYHRTDAANSSRGGLMADLTDGKIYHTIYYGHNSMGSHASQLSPEERWKVVMYVHELQKK; this comes from the coding sequence ATGTTAGCTATGAATAAGAAGAATTTACTTGGAACTGTATGCGCAGCTGTAGCATTGACAGCACTTGTTTCTTCTTGTGGTGATAAAACGACTCGTAGTACAGGTTTGGAGTTTTCTCGCAACATGTACGATCCTCTTGCGTTTAATCCGGATCAGCCCAATGCGAATTTTGCTGATGGAAAAACAGCACAGACGCCACCTAAGGGTACAGATCCTGTTGGTTTCACCCGCTTTGAGTATGCCAACACGTTAGAGGATTACGAACGTGCGGGAAGAGAAGTTAAAAATCCGCTGGTTGTCAACGCAGAAAACCTGGAGAAAGGTAAAGCGTTGTTCACAACTTACTGTTCGGTATGTCACGGAGCAGAAGGTAAGGGGGATGGCCCGTTGACCAAAGATCGTAGTGTAACGGATTCTAGAGGTACTCGTCAATTAGAGAACTTTCCGCCGCCGCCATCTTATCATAGAACGGATGCGGCAAACTCTTCAAGAGGTGGTTTGATGGCTGACTTGACAGATGGTAAAATTTACCATACGATTTATTATGGTCACAACTCCATGGGATCTCATGCATCTCAACTGTCTCCGGAAGAGAGATGGAAAGTTGTTATGTATGTTCACGAATTACAAAAGAAATAA
- a CDS encoding DUF3341 domain-containing protein yields the protein MSNTKYILGSFADPDDLMHGIDKLQANNISIYDCFTPMPIHGIEAKLGVKPSRLPIAAFCFGALGTTLGFSLLYYTMVYDWPMNIGGKPSFAMPNFVPVTFEVTILLCALGMVATFFFRNHLFPGRAPRVMDLRATDDRFILAVDAKENTDHALIDSLLKEAGAVEVKYNDRKYVSYE from the coding sequence ATGAGCAATACAAAATATATATTAGGTAGTTTTGCGGATCCGGATGATTTGATGCATGGGATCGACAAATTGCAAGCAAACAATATAAGTATTTATGACTGCTTTACTCCGATGCCTATTCACGGCATCGAAGCGAAGTTGGGTGTAAAACCTTCTCGCTTACCGATTGCAGCATTTTGCTTTGGAGCATTAGGAACGACATTGGGTTTCAGTCTATTGTATTATACGATGGTATACGATTGGCCGATGAATATTGGTGGTAAACCCTCTTTTGCCATGCCAAACTTTGTTCCTGTAACATTTGAGGTTACCATTTTATTGTGTGCTTTGGGTATGGTTGCTACGTTTTTCTTCCGTAACCATTTATTCCCTGGACGTGCGCCACGTGTAATGGACCTGAGAGCAACAGATGACCGTTTCATCCTTGCTGTAGATGCCAAAGAGAATACAGATCACGCCTTGATCGACAGCTTGTTGAAAGAAGCGGGTGCTGTTGAAGTTAAGTACAATGATAGAAAATATGTTAGCTATGAATAA